From the Rhodococcus sp. NBC_00297 genome, one window contains:
- a CDS encoding OsmC family protein gives MPTRTARTAWNGSLEEGSGQVELSSSKVGTYDVSFPKRAADDAGGTTSPEELIAAAHSSCYAMQLSAVIAEAGGTPQSLDVTAEVSLGPDEVGFKLTGITITVRGEVDGLDADGFAKAAQNAKETCPVSKALTGVEITLDAALES, from the coding sequence ATGCCTACTCGTACAGCACGGACAGCATGGAACGGTTCACTCGAGGAAGGCTCGGGACAGGTCGAGCTCTCCAGCTCGAAGGTCGGCACGTACGACGTGTCGTTCCCCAAGCGTGCGGCGGACGACGCGGGCGGCACCACCAGCCCCGAGGAGCTCATCGCCGCAGCGCACTCGTCCTGCTACGCCATGCAGCTCTCGGCCGTCATCGCCGAGGCCGGTGGCACTCCGCAGAGCCTCGACGTCACCGCCGAGGTGTCGCTCGGACCGGACGAGGTCGGCTTCAAGCTGACCGGCATCACGATCACGGTGCGCGGTGAGGTCGACGGTCTGGACGCCGACGGCTTCGCGAAGGCAGCGCAGAACGCCAAGGAGACCTGCCCGGTGAGCAAGGCCCTGACGGGCGTCGAGATCACGCTCGACGCCGCTCTCGAGAGCTAA
- a CDS encoding VOC family protein, with translation MATATVNSMLLSSPDPEALARWYGEVCEAPPMSMGPYTVIDLDGFFVMFDKRDDVTGPNREGARVVLNVEPDDPEAVAGRIDALGGEWVSPLESRDGDLFATAKDPDGNWIQLVRLRDEMEAQMGAPTTPFSGIAVRDMEDTTRFYRNVLGMRVLPSEMGTSWIRIDRRTSMLAYPKPDHVPATHTVLNIPTRDIDATVADLTARGVEFVRYDGAPQDDKGVMRGNGPDIAWFTDPSGNVLAVIAVDPSV, from the coding sequence TCGCCCGGTGGTACGGGGAGGTGTGCGAGGCGCCGCCGATGTCGATGGGCCCGTACACCGTGATCGACCTCGACGGCTTCTTCGTCATGTTCGACAAGCGTGACGACGTGACGGGCCCGAATCGAGAGGGTGCGCGCGTCGTCCTGAACGTGGAACCGGACGACCCGGAGGCGGTCGCCGGTCGAATCGACGCGCTCGGCGGCGAGTGGGTGAGTCCCCTCGAGAGCCGCGACGGGGACCTGTTCGCCACCGCGAAGGATCCCGACGGCAACTGGATCCAGCTGGTCCGTCTGCGGGACGAGATGGAAGCGCAGATGGGCGCTCCGACGACGCCGTTCTCCGGCATCGCGGTCCGAGACATGGAGGACACCACGCGCTTCTACCGCAATGTCCTGGGCATGCGCGTACTGCCGTCCGAGATGGGTACTTCCTGGATTCGCATCGACCGACGCACCAGCATGCTCGCCTACCCCAAGCCGGATCACGTACCGGCCACGCACACCGTGCTGAACATCCCGACGCGTGACATCGACGCCACGGTCGCCGACCTCACAGCGCGAGGTGTCGAGTTCGTCCGATACGACGGGGCACCGCAGGACGACAAGGGTGTCATGCGGGGGAACGGCCCGGACATCGCGTGGTTCACCGACCCGTCCGGCAACGTCCTTGCGGTGATCGCCGTCGACCCGAGCGTCTGA